The Streptomyces sp. NBC_00435 nucleotide sequence CCTGGCGCAGCGCCGCCGCGAGCAGTTCCACTTCCATGTCGGGCACCGGGGCGTCAGGCATCGAGACTCAGGACCAGGGACGGCCGGTCGATGACGTGGTCCTCGCGGATCGGGCGCACCGCGGTCCCGATGGCGAAGAACTCGGTGGTGTGCCCTCCCCAGGTGTGCGCGTGCTGGTTCAGCCGGACCGCCACGATCCCCTCGGCCTCCAGCGCCTCGCCCTCCGCACGCATGCGGCTCATCGCCAGCTCGCGCGCGTTGTAGAGGGCCTGGGTGAACGGCTCGATCTCGACGTTGCGGCCCGTGGTGCCCAGCGCCTGGGTGAAGCGCTGGTGCGCCACGTGGTAGACGCACGAGCCCATGACCATGTCCAGGGGTGCGTACCCGGCCCGGATCAGCGTCCAGAAGTCCTGGCCGGACAGGTCCGAAGTGAACGGCCGGCCCTTGTTGTTGAGCCAGGTCCCGCCCGGCCCGGGGTCCGCGCCGTCCGCCTTCACCGCCGTGCCGACCGCGATGAACTCGGCTATGTCGGAGCCGAATTCCTTGAACTCGATGTCGAGGCGCACCCCCACGATCCCGTCGGCCCCCAGCGCGGCCGCCTCCGCCTCCATCCGGCTCATCGCCAGCTCGCGCGCCTCGTACATGGCTGCGGACAGTTTGGTCAGCTCCTGGTTCTTCGACCACCGGCCGAGCTGGATGCCGACGTGGTAGACCGAGGAGCCGAGGACCAGGCCGAGCGGGCGGAAGCCGGCCTCCCGCACCAGCAGGAACTCGTTCACCGTCAGGTCGGAGGTGAAGAGCGCGCCCTTCTCTCCCGGCTGGAGCCGTGCCAGCCGCCGCATCGCGTCCTCGGACACACCCTCCGCGGCCGGCCGTGCGGATTGCGCGGCCCGTTCCCGCTCCGTTCGCTCGGTCATGTCAGTGTTCGCGCTCCAGTCTCATGATGGTCAGTGGTCGGGGTCCGGCGGGCCGCTCGGAGCGGCTGAACCGGGTGATGGAGGTGCCGAGAGCGAGCGCCTCGGCGACGAGGTCGCGGGAGTACCCGTAGTTGGGGCACAGGTTCTCGTCCACCGTCAGCTCCAGCTCGTCCAGCACGACCCCGTCGCCACCGTGCTTCGCCGCGTCGCGGGCCAGCTGGTCGCGGGCCTTCCGGCGGGCCTGGCCGATCAGCAGGGTGTAGCCGTCGACCTCCTGGTTCCCGGCGGTCCAGCGGGTCCGGCGGGAGGTGCGCCAGTCGTCGTGCCGGTTCTCCAGCGCGATGCCGAGGACGAGTCCGGTGGGAATCCGGCCGTCGTTCAGGAGCTTGGCGAAGTCCTGGCCGCCCAGGTGCGAGGTGAAGGGCTGGCGGGGCCGGACGCGCGAGCGGGCCCGGACGGCGGTGCCGAGGGCGGTGAACTCCAGCGTCTCCGGCGTGAATTCGCTGACCCGGAGCTCCACTCCGGCGATCCCGTCGCCGCCGAGCGCGCGGCACTCCTCCACCGCCCGTGCCAGCGCGAGGCGTCGGGCCGCGTACATCGCCCTGACCAGCGGGGCGAAGGACGAAGTCCAGGCCAGGGAGGGCTCCTTGGCGCCGTCCGCCGCCGCCGACCAGGCGCCCGGGCAGCCCCAGAGGCCGGTGAAGCCGATGGAGAAGACCGCGGTGCCGAGCACCTGCCCGACCGGGTCGAAGCCGACGCTCCTGATCGCCGCGAACTCCCCGGAGGACAGGGCCGAGTCCCAGGTGCCGCCCGCCCGGGCCGCCGTCGCCGCCGCCGCGCCGGCCGCGGCTCCCGGCAGACCGGTTTCACGTCGGTACGTCATCGGCTCCTGTGCCCTGGGTCTCGTGGCCCACCGCGCGGATCACGGCGACTTTCGGGAGCGTATGTCATCGGAGGGAACGGCGAAACGGTGATCATCGGCCGGACGTCCGGCCTGGTCGCCGCCGATCACCCCGATCAGGCGTGCCCGTCGGCCGTCACCGGCCCGCCACCGGTGCCGTCGGATCCCGCCCCGACGGCCTGCCGCCTCCTAGGATCGGACCATGATCGCTGAGATGCAGTGCGTGGTGCTGGACTGCCCCGACCCGGCGGCGCTGGCCGCCTTCTACGCCTCCCTGACGGGCGGTGAGGTCAATCGGCCCGACCGGCGCTGGGCGACCGACGAGAGCTGGGCGACCCTGCACACCCCCGCCGGAGCGGTACTCGCCTTCCAGCGCGCCGAGGACCACCGGCCGCCCCGCTGGCCGGACCCGGCCCGCCCCCAGCAGCTCCACCTCGACTTCGGCGTCACGGACCTGGAGCGGGCCCACACGGAGGTACTGGCCCGCGGCGCGACCCTGCTGGACGAGAGCCGTACCGCCGAGGGCTGGCGGGTCTACGCGGACCCGGCGGGACACCCCTTCTGCCTGGTGCGCGGCTGACGCGGGGGCACGGAGGGTGGGCGGGCGGCCGGTCGCGGCGGTCGCGCACGGGCCGGTACCCTTATTGCGAAGAGTTCGCAATAAGGGTAGGTGGCGGTGTGGCGGGATCTCCGGTGGTGCTCGGGATCGAGTCTTCGTGCGACGAGACCGGGGCGGGCATCGTGAGTGGCGGCCGGCTGCTCGCCCACGTCGTCGCCTCCAGCATGGACGAGCACGCCCGTTTCGGCGGGGTCGTCCCGGAGATCGCGGCCCGGGCCCACCTGCACTCCTTCAACCCCGTCGTCCGCGAGGCCCTCGACCGCGCCGGGCTGCGCGCCGACCAGCTCGACGCGATAGCCGTCACCACCGGCCCCGGCCTCTCGGGCGCCCTCCAGGTCGGGCTGGCCGGCGCCAAGACCCTCGCCTACGCGCTCGGTCGGCCGCTCTACGGAGTCCACCACCTGGCCGGCCACGTCGCGGCCGACACCCTGGAGCACGGGCCGCTGCCCGACCCCTGCGTGGTGCTGATCGTCTCCGGCGGCCACACCTCGCTGCTCCTCGTGCGCGACCTCGTGCGCGAGCCGATCCTGCACCTCGGCGACACCCTCGACGACGCGGCCGGCGAGTGCTTCGACAAGGTCGCCCGCGTCCTCGGCCTGCCCTACCCGGGCGGCCCGGCCATCGACCGCGCCGCCCGGGGCGGCAACCCCCGGGCCGTCGCCTTCCCCCGCCCGCTGACCGGCGGGCCGCGCGCGGGACCCGTACGCCTACTCCTTCTCCTTCTCGGGGCTGAAGACGGCCGCCGCCCGCTGGGCCGAGGGCCACCGCCTGCGCGGCGAGGAGCCGCCCGTCGCCGACGGGGCGGCCTCGCTCCAGGAGGCGGTGGCCGACGTACTCACCCGCAAGGCCGTCGCGGCCTGCCGGGAGCACGGGGTCCGGACCCTGGTGGTGGTCGGCGGGGTGGCCGCCAACTCCCGGGTCCGCGAGCTCGCGGAGCGGCGCTGCGCCTCCGCGGGGATCGAGCTGCGGGTCCCGCCGATGACGCTCTGCACCGACAACGGGGCGATGATCGCGGCCATCGGCGACCTGCTGGTGCGGGCGGGCGTGGAGCCCGCCCCGCACCAGCTGACCATCGACCCGTCGGCGCCGCTGGAG carries:
- a CDS encoding heavy metal-binding domain-containing protein — protein: MTERTERERAAQSARPAAEGVSEDAMRRLARLQPGEKGALFTSDLTVNEFLLVREAGFRPLGLVLGSSVYHVGIQLGRWSKNQELTKLSAAMYEARELAMSRMEAEAAALGADGIVGVRLDIEFKEFGSDIAEFIAVGTAVKADGADPGPGGTWLNNKGRPFTSDLSGQDFWTLIRAGYAPLDMVMGSCVYHVAHQRFTQALGTTGRNVEIEPFTQALYNARELAMSRMRAEGEALEAEGIVAVRLNQHAHTWGGHTTEFFAIGTAVRPIREDHVIDRPSLVLSLDA
- a CDS encoding heavy metal-binding domain-containing protein is translated as MTYRRETGLPGAAAGAAAATAARAGGTWDSALSSGEFAAIRSVGFDPVGQVLGTAVFSIGFTGLWGCPGAWSAAADGAKEPSLAWTSSFAPLVRAMYAARRLALARAVEECRALGGDGIAGVELRVSEFTPETLEFTALGTAVRARSRVRPRQPFTSHLGGQDFAKLLNDGRIPTGLVLGIALENRHDDWRTSRRTRWTAGNQEVDGYTLLIGQARRKARDQLARDAAKHGGDGVVLDELELTVDENLCPNYGYSRDLVAEALALGTSITRFSRSERPAGPRPLTIMRLEREH
- a CDS encoding VOC family protein; the protein is MIAEMQCVVLDCPDPAALAAFYASLTGGEVNRPDRRWATDESWATLHTPAGAVLAFQRAEDHRPPRWPDPARPQQLHLDFGVTDLERAHTEVLARGATLLDESRTAEGWRVYADPAGHPFCLVRG